One Skermanella pratensis genomic window, CGGCATCCATCAGCAAAGGCATGGGGAAGCGGTTGCGGGCGGTGATCCTGCTGCGCACGAAGCCCGGGCAGATCACCGAAACCTCGATCCCCTTCGGGCGCAGGTCCAGCCGCAGCGACTCGCCGTAGCTCCTCACCGCCGCCTTGCTGGCGCAATAGGCCGGTGCTCCGGGATAGCCGCGGAAGCCTGCGAGCGAGCTGACCAGGCCCAGCTGGCCACGTCCGCGCTCCGCCATCGGTCCGATCAGCGGATGGATCGTGTTCAGCACGCCGTCCAGGTTGACCGAAAAAATGCGCCGGGCCTGCTCCTCGCTCTCGCCCCGGCCGCGCTTTCCGTCACCGCCGCCGGTCCCGCCGCTGATCCCGGCATTGGCGATGCACAGGTCGATCGGCGACTCGGCGTCGACCCCGGACAGCCATTGCCGCATGCCCTCGCGGTCCGTCACGTCGATCACCGCCGCCCGCACCGTGGCCCCGCGCGCCGTGCAGCGCGCCGCCACCTCGTCCAGCCGGCCGCGATCCCGGCCGGTCAGCACCAATGTGACGGCGGGACCGGCATAGGCTTCGGCCAGGGCCTCGCCGATGCCGCTGGAGGCGCCGGTGATCAGGATGGTGCGGGGATCGCGCATGGCGGGTCTCCGGGCGTCGGGATTGGAGCGAAGGCCACAGCCGCTTGTTGTCAAGGGATGCGGGAGGTATAACGGCGGCCACCCAACGGTACTAGCGAGGCAGCGTTGAGCGCTCAACAACAAGTCGCCAGCATGACTGGTTTCGCGCGGGCCGAAGGGCGCGACCAGGGGTATGCCTGGACCTTCGAGATCAAGAGCGTCAACAGCAGGAACCTCGATCTCCGCTGCCGGCTGGCGCCGGGCTTCGACGCGCTGGAGCCGGTCGCCCGGACCGCCGTCCCCCAGCGGGTGCGCCGCGGCAGCGTCAACGTGTCCCTGTCGGTCACCCGGACCGCGGCGCCGAACCAGATCCGGATCAACCGCGACCTGCTGGACCAGCTCATCGCCCTTGCCGCCGAACTCGGCGGGACGACGGAGAAACCGCGGCTCGACGCGCTGCTCGCGGTGCGGGGCGTGGTCGAGACGGTCGAGGACGCCGACTTCGGCGACGACCGCGAGCGACTCGAAGCGGCGATGGCGGCGACCCTCCAGCAGGCGCTCGATCATCTCGGCGCGGTTCGGCTGGCGGAAGGGGCGCGGCTGGTCGAGGTCCTTAACCAGCACCTGAACGAGATCGCCCGGCTGACCGACCAAGCCTCGGCCTGCGCCGCTCTCCAGCCGGAGGCGCTCCGGCAGAAGCTGCGCGGGCAGGTCGCGGCCCTGCTGGACGCGGTGCCCAGCCTGACGGAGGAGCGGCTTGCCCAGGAAGCGGCCCTCCTGATTGCCCGCGCAGACGTGCGCGAGGAACTGGACCGCCTGCGCGCCCATGTCGCCGCCGCGCGCGACATGCTGGCCAAGGGCGGCGGGATCGGCCGGCAGCTCGACTTCCTGTGTCAGGAGTTCAACCGGGAAGCCAATACCCTGTGCTCCAAGTCGTCCGACGTGGAGCTGACCCGCACCGGCCTCGCCTTGAAGGCCGCCATCGAACAGTTGCGTGAGCAGGCGCAGAACATCGAATGACCGTACCCATGGACATGCAGCCGGCCGGACCGGGCCCGGCCAAGATCGGGCGCCGCGGGCTGATGCTGGTGCTGTCGTCGCCCTCGGGCGCCGGCAAGACCACGATCGCGCGGCGCATGCTTCAGCGCAACAGCAGCCTCACCATGTCGGTGTCGGTCACGACCCGCCCCATGCGGCCGGGGGAGGTCGACGGCATCGACTACCATTTCATCGACCGGGAAAGGTTCGAGCAGATGGTCGCCGAGCGCCAGCTGCTGGAGCATGCGCGGGTCTTCGGAAACTACTATGGTACGCCGAAGGGGCCGGTCGAGCAGGCGCTCGCCAAGGGGCGTGAGATCCTGTTCGACATCGACTGGCAGGGCACCCAGCAGCTTGCCGAGAACGCCCGCGACGATCTGGTCAGCGTCTTCGTCCTGCCGCCGTCCGCGAAGGAGTTGGAACGCCGGCTGTACGCCAGGGCGCAGGACAGCCCCGAGGTGATCGCCGGCCGCATGGCAAAAGCGTCGGACGAGATGAGCCACTATTTCGATTACGACTACGTGATCGTCAATTACGACATCGAATCCAGCGTCCATCAGGTGCAGACCATCCTGGAAGGCGAACGCCTCAAGCGGCGCCGCCAGGTCGGCTTGGCCGACTTCGTCCGGCAGTTGCAGGAAGGTCTCTGACCCCGCACCTTCGGCATCGTCCTCCGAAGTGCAGGAAGTCTTAGGCCGGACTACCTGTCAAAGTCTACCGACACCGTTATCGAACCGCCGGTCGCCGCTTGCGGTAGGCCCGCGCCAGGGCGGCGAAGCCGGCGACGGGGATCTCCTCGGCACGCTGGGTCGGCACCAGCCCGGCTTCCTCGATCAGCGCCTCGGCGTCGCCCAGGGGCTTCAGGCTGGCCCGCAGCATCTTGCGCCGCTGGCCGAAGGCGGCGGCGGTGACCGTTTCCATCGCTTCGAAGTCGGCGGGTTCGGGCTCCTGCCGCGGGACGAGCTGCACGACGGTCGACTCGATCTTCGGCGGCGGCGTGAAGGCGCGGGCCGGCAGGTTGAACAACGGACGCACATCCGCCCGCCACTGGGCGATGACCGACAGCCTGCCATAGGTCTTGCCGCCGGGTTTCGCCGCCAGGCGGTCGGCGACCTCGCGCTGGAACATCAGCGTCAGGCTGCGGAACTGCTCGATCCGGCGCAGCCAGCCGATCAGCAGCGGTGTTGCGACATTGTAGGGCAGGTTGGCGACGATGGCGCGCGGGGCAGGGGCCAGCGCTTCGACATCGGCTTCCAGCGCATCTCCTTCGACCAGACGCAGCCTGCCCTCGGCCGCCTCCACCAGGTCGGCCAGCGCGGTGATGCAGCGGGCGTCGCGCTCGATCGCGACCACCCCGGCGGCGTCCAAGTTCAGCAGCGCCCGTGTCAGCCCCCCGGGGCCGGGTCCGACCTCGACCACCGTGACGCCGGCCAGGTCGCCGGCCGCCCGCGCGATCCGTCCGGTCAGATTCAGGTCGAGTAGGAAGTTCTGACCCAGCGCCTTGCGGGCTCCCAAGTCGAAGCGCGCGATGACGTCTCGGAGCGGGGGCAGGTCGTCGATCCGGCTCATTTCCCGCGGCGCTCTGGGACGTAACGCCGGGCGGCGCGATAACCCGCCATCTCCACGGCCGTCTTCATCGCCGCGATCAGGCTCGCCGGGTCGGCCTTGCCGGTGCCGGCGATATCCAGTGCCGTGCCGTGATCGGGCGAGGTCCGCACGAAGGGCAAGCCCAGCGTGATGTTCACCCCGGTGTCGAAGTCCACCGTCTTCAGGGGTATCAGCGCCTGGTCGTGATACATGCAGAGAACGGCGTCGTACCGCTTGCGCGCGGCGGCGTGGAACAGCGTGTCGGCCGGGAGCGGGCCGATCACCTGGTATCCTTCGCGCTTCAGGATGGTCGCCGCCGGCGTGATGATCTCGATCTCCTCGGTCCCAAGCGTGCCGCCTTCGCCGGCATGGGGATTGAGCGCCGCCAGGGCGAGGCGGGGCTCCTCGACCCCGAAGTCCGCTGCCAGGGCGGCTGCCGTCACGCGCGCGCATTGCACGATTCCCTGGGTGGTCAGCGCATCGATCGCGTCGCGCAGCGGCAGGTGGATCGTCACCGGGACGACCCGCAGGCCGCCGCCCGCCAGCATCATCACCGGTTCCGCCACCATCCCGGCCAACGCGGCCAGGTACTCGGTATGGCCGGGATAGCCGAAGCCGGCCTGGTACAGCGCGCTCTTCTGGATCGGGTTGGTCACCATGGCGGCACAGGCGCCAGCCCGCACCAGCATCACCGCGCGCTCGATACTTGAAAGAACGGCGGCGCCGTTCTCCGGGTCGGGCCTGCCCGGTTCCACCGGATGGTCCAGGGAAACCGGCAGGACCGGCAGCGCGTGGTCGAACACGGCGACCGCCTCGGCCGGATCCCCGACCCGCGCGACCGGGACATCCAGGCCGATCAGGCGGCCGAGCGCCTCGATCCGGGCGGGATCGTCGAGCAGTACGAACGTCGGCACGGACCGTTCCCGCCTCGCCGCCCAGGCCATCAGCGCCAGCTCGCCGCCGATGCCCGACGGCTCGCCCATGGTCAGAGCCAGCGCCGCGCCGCTGCCGCCCATCAGACGCGCAGATCCACGAAGGCGGACATGCGCAGGTCGCGCAGCAGCCGGCGCTGCAGCATGTCGAGGCGATCCTGGCCCAAGGCTCCCAGGATCTGGTCGCGCGGCGGCAGTACCGTGCCCGTGGTGCGCTGTTCGCGCAGCAGCAGGATATGGTAGCCGGTCAGGCTGCGGATCGGGCGGGAGGCCTGGCCGGGGCGCAGATCGCGTAGCGCCCCGTCGAGCTCCTCCGGTAGCTGGCCCTGCTGCACCCAGCCCAGGTCGCCGCCGTTGGTGGCGCCCGCCGACTGTGAGAACTGGCGCGCCACGGCGGGGAAGCTGGCGCCCTGGCCGATCTGCTCGACCAGCCGGTCGGCCAGCCGCCGGACCTCCTCCTCCCGCTCGGGAGAATCGACGGCCAGGTAGATTTCGGCCGCCAGGTACTCGGGCTTGCCGGCATTGGCCTCGATCCGCTGGAGCACCGCGTCGATCTCCTCCTCGCCGATCTCGATGCTCGGCCGCAGCCGCCGCTGGACCAGCTTGCCCCAGCCGATGGTGGCCCGGATCTGGCTTTCCAGGGCGCTTCGCGGCACGCCCTGGCTGGCCAGCATCTTCTCCAGCTGGTCGCGCTTCATCTGGTTCTGCTCGGCCACCCGGCCGAAGGCTTCGTCGATCTCCTTGTCGGTCACGGAGATGTTGGCCCGCGAAGCCTCCTGCATCTGCAGCCGCTCGTCGACCAGGCTGCGCAGCACCTGGGGGTCAGCCGCTGGCGGACTTCCGCGGTGCCGGGGAGGCCGGAGGATACCAGCGCAAGCTGCAGGCGAGCCGTGAGATCGGACATCGAGATGATGTCGTCGTTCACCACGGCGGCGATCCCTTCCACCGAACGGGGCGGTGGCGGGGCGACCAGGGCCGGTTCCGCCGGCCGCGCCTGCGGGGCGGGGGCGGGTGCCGCGGGACGCGGTGCTGCCTGCGGAGCGGGCCGCGGTGCCGTCTGCTGCGGCGCCGGACGCGGCTGCTGTTGCTGCTGGCCGCCCTGGGGCACGGTCTGCGGCGTGGCGAACTGGGCCGCAGCCGGAAAGGCGCCCATGATGCCGCCCGAAGCGATCAAGGCCGCGGTGAGGACGGCGGCGCTCCAGCTCTGTCGTATGCTGCGGCTGATTGGATAAAGCATGAATCTATGCACTTTCGGCCCTTCCAATGCTTTGGGCTGTCGCGGGTTCGAAACGGGGTCGGCGGGATTCGCTGGAAAGGTCGTCGGCATCCGTCATCCGTCCTCGAGGTGGAGCAGCACGGCGATGCCGAGCAGCAGGCTCGCTCCGGCAGGGGCCCAGGCCGCAAGGGGAACGGGGATCGTCCCGGAGATTCCGAAGGCGCGGACCACGTCGCTGAACAGGAAAAGCACGAAACCGGTGACGACTCCGCCCGCCACCATCATCATCGTTCCGCCCCGCCGCGTCTGGCGCAGCGAAAAGGCGGCGGCGAACAGCACCATGGCGCAGAACAGGAGCGGCGTCGACAGCAGCGACTGGAAATGCAGCCGGTGCCGGGTCGCGGAGAAGCCGGTCTCCTGCAGGGTCCTGATGAAGCCGGGCAACTCCCAGAAGGACATGCTGTCGGGCGAGGCGAAGCTCTCCTGGATGCGTTCCAGAGTCAGGTCGGTGTCCAGCCGGTAGGAGTCGAAGGGTTCCGCAGGTCCGGCCCCGGAGTTCAGCCATCCCTGGCGGATCATCCAGTGTCCCGGCTCCAGCGTCGCCGACGTGGCGTCGATCCGGCTCGCGAACTCGCCGTTGGCGTCGTACATGAAGACGTTGACCGGCCGCAGGGTGGTGGTCCCGGCCTCGGCGGTGTCGGCGTGGATCAGATATTGCCCGTCTTCCTGGATCTGGCGGAGCCACAGGCCGGAGCCCGACACCACGAGCGAGCTTGTCCGGCCGCGCAGATACCGGTCCTCCATCTTCTCGTACCTGGCGACCAGCACCGATCCGGCCGGGTTGATCACCGTCACCTGGAAGACGGCGATCAACGGCGCCACGATCAGGACGGGCGCCAGGAACTGCCAGGCCGAGACACCGACGGCGCGCGCGACCACCAGTTCCTGGCTGCGGGTCAGCCGCCAGAAGGTCAACATCCCGGCGAACAGGATCACGAAGGGAAACACCTGCTGGCCGATTTCCGGCAGCTTGAACAGCGCCATCCGCACGACGACCGAGAAGGTCGCGTCGGGCTTTCCGGCGGCGCGACGAAGCAACTCCACCGTATCCAGCAACAGGATGATCGCCAGCAGGATGCCGAGCAGCATGCAGAAATAGAGCAGGAACTGCCGCCCGATATAGCGCGAGAGCGTGGCCGAAGTCCTCATCCCGATCACCCCGCGGTCTGTTGGAAGCGGGATGCGCGGCCGCCGCGCAGGCGCGGCCTGATCATCAGGAAAGCGCCGACCGCCAGCGGGATCGCGACGACCACGTAGAGCAGCGGGATGAACGCGCTGTTGTTGACCGCCAGGTTGGTGATGCCGAGCGCTGCGCTCTGCAGCACCAGCACACCGGCCACCGCCGCGATGATGCGCCGGCTCTGGCCGCGCCGGTTGAACTCGCCGACCAGCAGGATCGCGACGCCCATCATGGTGAATCCCAGCGCGAAGATCGGGCTGGTGTAACGCTGGTGCAGTTCAACGGTCAGCCGGCTCTTGAAGGGGAGCAGTTCCGGGCTGTCGCCCGCATGCATCAGTTCGGCGGTCGATCGCTCCCGCGCGTCGGGGACGCGTTCGGCGAATTGTTTCTCGAAGATGCGCAGGTCGACGGCATAGCGGTCGAAATACAGTTGCGACATGCGGCCGGTCGCGAGGTCGACCTCCTGGCGGTTGCCGTCGAACACGACGACGCGGGTTCCCGCCTCGCCTTCCACCGTCATGCCGCGGTCGGCATTGATCGTGACCGGCTTGCCCGGCACGCGGGTATCGTGGATCAGCAGGCCCTGCAGTTCGCCGTCGGGCATCCGGCGCCGGACATAGACGGTCACGCCGTCGCCGGCCTCGTTGAAGACGCCTTCGCGCAGGAACACCGTCGAGAACTCGCTCTTCGCCAGGCTTTCCAGCCGGCTCAGCTCACGGTGCGCCGCCGGGGCGAGATAGAGCGTCAGCCCGTAGCCGATCATCGTGACCAGCAGCGCCAGGATCAACGCGGGCTTGGCGAGACCCCACGGGCCCAGCCCGGCGGACCGCATCACCACCAGTTCCGAATCCATCGTCAGGCGGTTGTAGGTGAACAGCACGGCGGCCAGCAGGCTGATCGGCAACACGATCGACAGGAACGTGGGAAGGGTAACCAGCATGAGCTGAAGGAACAGGTAGACCGGGGCGCCGCCGTCCACCACGATCTCGAGAAGGCGCAACGATTGTGTGAGCCAGATGACCAGCGTCAAACCGGCGGTGACGAAGACGGTCGCCACTGCCAGGTGGCGGAAGAGATAAAGCGTCAACCGTTTCATGGACTCGCACTTATACCCAGCCGTCCGGCACCCGGAGTATCGGCCCTACCAGCGGCCCGACGGACGAAAGTGGCACACGAGCCCTGGTCGGCATAGCTTGACAGCGTATCGGCCGTGTTCTTTATCGGACACACGCCGTCGAAACAACCATCCGATGCCGGGCCGGCCAAATTGCCGCCGGGACAAAAGGCCCCACCAGGCCCCATACGCTCACACATGAGGGCGATAACCCATGAGGGTAGACATGAAATTCGCGTTCTCCGATCTCACCCCGTCGCTGCCCACGTCCGGCTCGCTCGTCCTGCCCGTCCTGGCCGAACGCACGCTGACGCCCGCTGGCACCGACCTGGACGGGAAGACCGGCGGCATGCTGACCCGCGCCATGGCGGCCAACAAGTTCTCCGGCAAGACCGACGAGGTCCTGACCATGGTGGCGCCCGGCGGCGTCGACCTCGACCACATCGTCCTGATCGGCCTTGGCAAGCCCGAACAGGTGACCGACCTCACCTTGCAGGACGCCGGTGGCGCCATTGTGGCGGCCCTGGGGAAAAACGCGGCCGAGGTGTCGGTCGTGGTCGAGCAGGCGCCGGGCGTAGCGCTGGAGCCGTCGGCCATGGCGGCGGAGATCGGCTTCGGGGCGCTGCTGCGCTCGTACCGGTTCGACAAGTACCGCACGAAGGAGAAGCCGGAGGCCAAGCCGGCGCTGCGGGCGGTCAACCTCCTGGTCCAGGGCGCCGATGCCGCGGAGAAGCTCTTCGCGGACCGCCAGGCGGTCGCTTCCGGCGTCTTCCTGACCCGCGACGTGATCTCCGAGCCGGCCAACATCCTCTATCCGCGCACGCTCGCCGACCGCTGCCTGGAACTGTCCGAACTGGGCGTCGAGGTCGAGGTGCTCGACCAGGACCAGATGGCGAAGCTCGGCATGGGCGCCTTGCTCGGCGTCGCGCAGGGCAGCGTGCGGGAGCCGTACCTGGTCGTCATGAAGTATGACGGCGCGCCCGACGCCGCGGACAAGCGGCCGGTCGCCTTCGTCGGCAAGGGCGTCACCTTCGACACCGGCGGCATCTCCATCAAGCCCGCCGCCGGGATGGAGGACATGAAGTGGGACATGGGCGGGGCCGGCGTGGTCCTGGGCCTGATGAAGGCGCTGGCCGGCCGCAAGGCCAAGGTCAACGCGGTCGGCGTCGTGGGACTGGTCGAGAACATGCCGTCGGGCAGCGCCCAGCGGCCCGGCGACATCGTGACCAGCCTGTCCGGCCAGACCATCGAGGTGCTGAACACCGACGCCGAGGGCCGGCTGGTCCTGGCCGACGCGCTGTGGTTCACCCAGGACACC contains:
- a CDS encoding foldase protein PrsA, producing MLRSLVDERLQMQEASRANISVTDKEIDEAFGRVAEQNQMKRDQLEKMLASQGVPRSALESQIRATIGWGKLVQRRLRPSIEIGEEEIDAVLQRIEANAGKPEYLAAEIYLAVDSPEREEEVRRLADRLVEQIGQGASFPAVARQFSQSAGATNGGDLGWVQQGQLPEELDGALRDLRPGQASRPIRSLTGYHILLLREQRTTGTVLPPRDQILGALGQDRLDMLQRRLLRDLRMSAFVDLRV
- the rsmA gene encoding 16S rRNA (adenine(1518)-N(6)/adenine(1519)-N(6))-dimethyltransferase RsmA gives rise to the protein MSRIDDLPPLRDVIARFDLGARKALGQNFLLDLNLTGRIARAAGDLAGVTVVEVGPGPGGLTRALLNLDAAGVVAIERDARCITALADLVEAAEGRLRLVEGDALEADVEALAPAPRAIVANLPYNVATPLLIGWLRRIEQFRSLTLMFQREVADRLAAKPGGKTYGRLSVIAQWRADVRPLFNLPARAFTPPPKIESTVVQLVPRQEPEPADFEAMETVTAAAFGQRRKMLRASLKPLGDAEALIEEAGLVPTQRAEEIPVAGFAALARAYRKRRPAVR
- a CDS encoding SDR family NAD(P)-dependent oxidoreductase, with product MRDPRTILITGASSGIGEALAEAYAGPAVTLVLTGRDRGRLDEVAARCTARGATVRAAVIDVTDREGMRQWLSGVDAESPIDLCIANAGISGGTGGGDGKRGRGESEEQARRIFSVNLDGVLNTIHPLIGPMAERGRGQLGLVSSLAGFRGYPGAPAYCASKAAVRSYGESLRLDLRPKGIEVSVICPGFVRSRITARNRFPMPLLMDADRAARIIRRGLERDRARIGFPFPTYFMSWLIGALPAALADVLLAKTPAKD
- the pdxA gene encoding 4-hydroxythreonine-4-phosphate dehydrogenase PdxA yields the protein MGGSGAALALTMGEPSGIGGELALMAWAARRERSVPTFVLLDDPARIEALGRLIGLDVPVARVGDPAEAVAVFDHALPVLPVSLDHPVEPGRPDPENGAAVLSSIERAVMLVRAGACAAMVTNPIQKSALYQAGFGYPGHTEYLAALAGMVAEPVMMLAGGGLRVVPVTIHLPLRDAIDALTTQGIVQCARVTAAALAADFGVEEPRLALAALNPHAGEGGTLGTEEIEIITPAATILKREGYQVIGPLPADTLFHAAARKRYDAVLCMYHDQALIPLKTVDFDTGVNITLGLPFVRTSPDHGTALDIAGTGKADPASLIAAMKTAVEMAGYRAARRYVPERRGK
- the lptG gene encoding LPS export ABC transporter permease LptG; amino-acid sequence: MRTSATLSRYIGRQFLLYFCMLLGILLAIILLLDTVELLRRAAGKPDATFSVVVRMALFKLPEIGQQVFPFVILFAGMLTFWRLTRSQELVVARAVGVSAWQFLAPVLIVAPLIAVFQVTVINPAGSVLVARYEKMEDRYLRGRTSSLVVSGSGLWLRQIQEDGQYLIHADTAEAGTTTLRPVNVFMYDANGEFASRIDATSATLEPGHWMIRQGWLNSGAGPAEPFDSYRLDTDLTLERIQESFASPDSMSFWELPGFIRTLQETGFSATRHRLHFQSLLSTPLLFCAMVLFAAAFSLRQTRRGGTMMMVAGGVVTGFVLFLFSDVVRAFGISGTIPVPLAAWAPAGASLLLGIAVLLHLEDG
- a CDS encoding leucyl aminopeptidase, producing the protein MKFAFSDLTPSLPTSGSLVLPVLAERTLTPAGTDLDGKTGGMLTRAMAANKFSGKTDEVLTMVAPGGVDLDHIVLIGLGKPEQVTDLTLQDAGGAIVAALGKNAAEVSVVVEQAPGVALEPSAMAAEIGFGALLRSYRFDKYRTKEKPEAKPALRAVNLLVQGADAAEKLFADRQAVASGVFLTRDVISEPANILYPRTLADRCLELSELGVEVEVLDQDQMAKLGMGALLGVAQGSVREPYLVVMKYDGAPDAADKRPVAFVGKGVTFDTGGISIKPAAGMEDMKWDMGGAGVVLGLMKALAGRKAKVNAVGVVGLVENMPSGSAQRPGDIVTSLSGQTIEVLNTDAEGRLVLADALWFTQDTFKPRAMVDLATLTGAVIVALGTEHAGLFSNDDALSEQLAAAGRKVGEKLWRMPMNEAYDKAINSDAADVKNIAGSRDAGSIIGAQFLQRFVNNVPWAHLDIAGVTWSKKDAGTIPKGATSFGVRLLDRYVADVYEG
- the lptF gene encoding LPS export ABC transporter permease LptF, which gives rise to MKRLTLYLFRHLAVATVFVTAGLTLVIWLTQSLRLLEIVVDGGAPVYLFLQLMLVTLPTFLSIVLPISLLAAVLFTYNRLTMDSELVVMRSAGLGPWGLAKPALILALLVTMIGYGLTLYLAPAAHRELSRLESLAKSEFSTVFLREGVFNEAGDGVTVYVRRRMPDGELQGLLIHDTRVPGKPVTINADRGMTVEGEAGTRVVVFDGNRQEVDLATGRMSQLYFDRYAVDLRIFEKQFAERVPDARERSTAELMHAGDSPELLPFKSRLTVELHQRYTSPIFALGFTMMGVAILLVGEFNRRGQSRRIIAAVAGVLVLQSAALGITNLAVNNSAFIPLLYVVVAIPLAVGAFLMIRPRLRGGRASRFQQTAG
- a CDS encoding YicC/YloC family endoribonuclease, producing the protein MTGFARAEGRDQGYAWTFEIKSVNSRNLDLRCRLAPGFDALEPVARTAVPQRVRRGSVNVSLSVTRTAAPNQIRINRDLLDQLIALAAELGGTTEKPRLDALLAVRGVVETVEDADFGDDRERLEAAMAATLQQALDHLGAVRLAEGARLVEVLNQHLNEIARLTDQASACAALQPEALRQKLRGQVAALLDAVPSLTEERLAQEAALLIARADVREELDRLRAHVAAARDMLAKGGGIGRQLDFLCQEFNREANTLCSKSSDVELTRTGLALKAAIEQLREQAQNIE
- the gmk gene encoding guanylate kinase, with product MQPAGPGPAKIGRRGLMLVLSSPSGAGKTTIARRMLQRNSSLTMSVSVTTRPMRPGEVDGIDYHFIDRERFEQMVAERQLLEHARVFGNYYGTPKGPVEQALAKGREILFDIDWQGTQQLAENARDDLVSVFVLPPSAKELERRLYARAQDSPEVIAGRMAKASDEMSHYFDYDYVIVNYDIESSVHQVQTILEGERLKRRRQVGLADFVRQLQEGL